A window from Myxococcus fulvus encodes these proteins:
- a CDS encoding RCC1-like domain-containing protein yields the protein MHRAAAPRPVFWMSLCVGVCLAVGCEPREATPHEDEARATAAVIRTKPKARIAAGADHSLAIRPDGTVWGAGSNTQGQLGNASPLFTSTPIQAQGLTGAVAVSAGAYFSLALKSGGTVWAWGDNQEGQLGDGSTTRSMVPRQVPGLTGATAIAAGYCHTLVAKADGTVWSWGCNASGELGDGTTSARGTPAQVPGLSGMVAVAAGSQLSLAMRFDGTLWAWGSNDTGVIGDETVESSSTPVQVQGITQVTAASVGSMEVVAVKSDGTVWRWVFKDYPLEQVAGLSGVTDVAVGDTFILALTSSGTVWSWGANQHGQLGTGSKAVALVPTQVVGLTGVTAIAAGEGHSLATRSNGTLWAWGHNRYGQRGGGEPIRHWTPVATEGLSGVVSVAAGESHSLAVRDDGTVWAWGDNQQGQLGDGTSARRITPAQVPGLAGFQSVAAHGHQSIGLRWDGTVWRWGNYASTPWQVPGLDDIVAIAAGNYYGLALRGDGTVWAWGENWAGQLGDGTTTMRFTPARITTLDGIVAIAAGSSHALAVRYDGTVWSWGANGDGQLCQGTRTHGLLPVQVSGLAEVTSVAAGESHSLLVTSEGRGWACGFGASASLMTTDWSVATSPRAIDIEGILDVAAGGASSMARTAFGTLWMGGDNTWGNRGAGHDRLRIQPNEVLNLTSGVQAMAAGPEHSLAVDSEGILWAWGNNCDGQLGHGAAFDALVPVPSLLY from the coding sequence ATGCATCGAGCCGCAGCGCCGCGTCCGGTCTTCTGGATGAGTCTGTGCGTCGGGGTTTGTCTCGCGGTGGGTTGTGAGCCGCGCGAGGCGACGCCACATGAGGACGAGGCGCGCGCCACCGCCGCCGTCATCCGCACGAAGCCCAAGGCGCGCATCGCCGCCGGGGCCGACCACTCGCTGGCCATCCGCCCGGACGGCACCGTCTGGGGCGCCGGGTCCAACACGCAGGGGCAGCTCGGCAACGCCTCGCCCCTGTTCACCTCCACGCCCATCCAGGCGCAGGGCCTGACGGGCGCCGTGGCGGTCTCCGCGGGGGCCTACTTCTCGCTCGCGCTCAAGTCCGGAGGCACCGTCTGGGCCTGGGGTGACAACCAGGAGGGCCAGTTGGGTGACGGCTCGACGACGCGCAGCATGGTGCCCCGCCAGGTGCCAGGGCTCACGGGGGCGACGGCCATCGCGGCGGGCTATTGCCACACGCTGGTCGCCAAGGCGGATGGGACGGTGTGGTCCTGGGGCTGCAACGCTTCGGGAGAGCTGGGCGACGGGACGACGAGCGCGCGCGGGACACCCGCCCAGGTGCCTGGCCTGAGCGGCATGGTGGCCGTCGCCGCGGGCTCCCAACTGTCCCTGGCGATGCGCTTCGACGGCACGCTGTGGGCGTGGGGCTCGAACGACACGGGCGTCATCGGTGATGAGACGGTCGAGTCCAGCAGCACGCCCGTCCAGGTCCAGGGCATCACCCAGGTCACCGCCGCGAGCGTGGGCTCCATGGAGGTGGTGGCCGTGAAGTCCGACGGCACCGTCTGGCGGTGGGTGTTCAAGGACTACCCGCTCGAGCAGGTCGCGGGGCTGAGCGGCGTCACGGACGTGGCCGTGGGCGACACCTTCATCCTGGCGCTGACCTCCAGCGGCACGGTGTGGAGCTGGGGGGCGAACCAGCACGGCCAGCTGGGCACCGGCAGCAAGGCGGTGGCACTCGTGCCCACGCAGGTGGTGGGGCTCACGGGCGTGACGGCGATTGCCGCGGGCGAGGGCCACTCGCTGGCCACTCGCTCCAACGGCACGCTCTGGGCCTGGGGACACAACCGCTACGGTCAGCGCGGCGGCGGCGAGCCCATCCGCCACTGGACGCCCGTGGCCACCGAGGGACTGTCGGGCGTGGTCTCCGTGGCGGCGGGAGAGAGCCACTCGCTGGCCGTGCGCGACGACGGCACCGTCTGGGCCTGGGGCGACAACCAGCAGGGCCAGCTGGGCGACGGCACCTCGGCGCGTCGAATCACCCCCGCCCAGGTGCCGGGGCTCGCTGGCTTCCAGAGCGTCGCCGCCCATGGCCACCAGTCCATCGGACTGCGCTGGGACGGCACCGTCTGGCGCTGGGGCAACTACGCCTCCACGCCGTGGCAGGTACCGGGGCTCGACGACATCGTGGCCATCGCCGCGGGCAACTACTACGGCCTGGCGCTGCGCGGAGACGGGACGGTGTGGGCCTGGGGCGAGAACTGGGCGGGACAGCTGGGCGACGGCACCACGACGATGCGCTTCACCCCCGCCCGCATCACCACGCTGGACGGAATCGTCGCCATCGCCGCGGGCTCGAGCCATGCCCTGGCGGTGCGCTATGACGGCACGGTGTGGAGCTGGGGTGCCAACGGCGATGGCCAGCTCTGCCAGGGGACGCGCACCCACGGCCTGCTCCCTGTGCAGGTGTCCGGGCTCGCGGAGGTCACCTCGGTGGCTGCGGGAGAGAGCCACTCGCTGCTGGTGACGTCCGAGGGCCGCGGCTGGGCCTGCGGCTTCGGCGCGTCGGCCTCGCTGATGACCACCGACTGGAGCGTGGCCACGAGCCCGCGAGCCATCGACATCGAGGGCATCCTCGACGTCGCCGCCGGCGGTGCCTCGTCGATGGCGCGCACCGCCTTCGGGACGCTGTGGATGGGCGGCGACAACACGTGGGGCAACCGGGGCGCGGGGCATGACCGCCTGCGCATCCAGCCCAACGAGGTCCTGAATCTCACCAGCGGAGTGCAGGCCATGGCCGCGGGACCCGAGCACTCGCTCGCCGTGGACTCGGAGGGTATCCTCTGGGCGTGGGGCAACAACTGCGACGGACAGTTGGGCCATGGCGCCGCGTTCGACGCGCTCGTGCCCGTCCCCTCGCTGCTGTACTGA
- the omp85 gene encoding Omp85 family outer membrane protein — MLLPAVLLVVLGAAPVKPPPRPAPGLPQTKADSGSDIIALPMMTFSSDHGISYGAVGGIYLYGPGKTPYAHSIGAQVLFSSRGVQSHYVRYDGPRLIGPLRLEAGLEYRRELKSPFFGAGNLSAPDFQGDLDNERYTFDKGAPGGWFRLRGRPFGPTHPLQSYVGYALRYTSVDTYDESMLHQQRPLGIEGGMTGQLLVGALWDTRDDETDPLEGGVEEIALRVSGMATGSRYQYAGITLSERRYLKLSSRLTLAQRLTLDMLFGEVPFFEWSNTGGVNVSEGIGGMSSVRGIERNRFSGNVKAFSNTELRYHAANLQVFGKSMKVGAVMFLDLGRVWHPGVPDGKWHEWHPGIGGGLRLMRRAAVVRMDYARSTETGRQRVYITFGHMF; from the coding sequence ATGCTCCTTCCCGCTGTCCTCCTCGTCGTGCTCGGCGCCGCTCCGGTGAAGCCGCCTCCCCGGCCAGCGCCCGGGCTGCCTCAAACGAAGGCGGACTCCGGCTCGGACATCATCGCCCTGCCGATGATGACGTTCAGCTCGGACCACGGCATCAGCTACGGCGCCGTCGGTGGCATCTACCTGTACGGCCCCGGCAAGACGCCGTACGCGCACAGCATCGGCGCGCAGGTGCTCTTCAGCAGCCGCGGCGTGCAGAGCCACTACGTGCGCTACGACGGGCCCCGGCTCATCGGCCCGCTGCGCCTGGAGGCCGGCCTGGAGTACCGGCGTGAGCTGAAGAGCCCCTTCTTCGGCGCGGGCAACCTCTCGGCGCCCGACTTCCAGGGCGACCTGGACAACGAGCGCTACACCTTCGACAAGGGCGCGCCGGGCGGCTGGTTCCGCCTGCGCGGGCGGCCCTTCGGCCCCACCCATCCGCTGCAGTCCTACGTGGGCTATGCGCTGCGCTACACCAGCGTGGACACGTACGACGAATCGATGCTCCACCAGCAGCGTCCGCTGGGCATCGAGGGCGGCATGACGGGGCAGCTGCTCGTGGGCGCGCTGTGGGACACGCGCGACGACGAGACGGACCCGCTGGAGGGCGGCGTGGAGGAGATCGCCCTGCGCGTCTCCGGCATGGCCACCGGCAGCCGCTACCAGTACGCGGGCATCACCTTGAGCGAGCGGCGCTACCTCAAGCTGTCGTCGCGGCTGACGCTGGCGCAGCGGCTGACGTTGGACATGCTCTTCGGCGAGGTGCCGTTCTTCGAGTGGAGCAACACCGGCGGCGTCAACGTGTCGGAGGGCATCGGCGGGATGAGCAGCGTGCGCGGCATCGAGCGCAACCGCTTCTCCGGCAACGTCAAGGCCTTCAGCAACACGGAGCTGCGCTACCACGCCGCCAACCTCCAGGTGTTCGGCAAGAGCATGAAGGTGGGCGCGGTGATGTTCCTGGACCTGGGCCGCGTGTGGCACCCGGGCGTGCCCGACGGCAAGTGGCACGAGTGGCACCCGGGCATCGGCGGAGGCCTGCGCCTCATGCGCCGCGCCGCCGTGGTCCGCATGGACTACGCGCGCTCCACCGAGACGGGACGCCAGCGCGTCTACATCACCTTCGGCCACATGTTCTGA
- a CDS encoding alkaline phosphatase family protein, translating to MWAHGLARRIGTKVPPAAAHRRRKLLLIHLDGVPKALLDEAIVAGKLPFVSRLIRSGTYQLDDAFWGAPTSTPYFQAGLLYGLRNSNLPAYSWFDRELGRQVRMSTPTDAQVIDERLRSQGRESLLDGGGHGYFSLFRAGAQNALSMSTLASFKQMSRAFSYEMMGLSAGRTRGLWDFLGAFGMDTWRSAREVAHWAHALHDWRHEQSFLVSRVLLQRLGWSFAYTKALVDMVRGVPAIYLVFGNYDEVAHRRGPRSELALSELHRVDAYLEDLYAMSQSVERPYDVIILSDHGHVDSLPLEQRQGRKLESLLLEGAPGELSEDVVRGLRDGRPRQDSVASAPFEPVIVECGNFAHVYLSGAREPLEARELLARHPDVLARATRSEDIGIVALRRGHSAVAVIRGGVYGPDEVERAPLSPEFSRRAVADFLRGLPAMKTAGDLVVFGEAVRRGGTVGFAWEFGSHGGLTRTEANSLVCWPADAPVDLSGLGHCAQLHDRLAEVYVRQAPRLRWVQ from the coding sequence ATGTGGGCCCATGGGCTCGCGCGGCGGATTGGAACGAAAGTTCCGCCCGCAGCGGCGCATCGGCGCAGGAAGCTGCTGCTCATCCACCTCGATGGCGTACCCAAGGCCCTCCTGGACGAGGCGATTGTCGCCGGCAAGCTCCCGTTCGTCTCACGACTCATCCGCTCCGGCACGTATCAATTGGATGACGCCTTCTGGGGCGCGCCTACCTCCACGCCGTACTTCCAGGCGGGGCTCCTGTACGGCCTGAGGAATTCGAACCTGCCCGCCTATTCCTGGTTCGACAGGGAGCTTGGACGACAGGTGCGGATGAGCACGCCCACGGACGCACAGGTCATCGACGAGCGCCTGCGGAGCCAGGGGCGCGAGAGCCTGTTGGACGGAGGCGGCCACGGCTACTTCTCGCTGTTCCGCGCGGGCGCCCAGAACGCGCTCAGCATGAGCACGCTGGCCAGCTTCAAGCAGATGTCGCGCGCGTTCTCGTACGAGATGATGGGCCTGTCGGCGGGACGCACGCGAGGCCTCTGGGACTTCCTCGGCGCGTTCGGCATGGACACGTGGCGCTCGGCGCGCGAGGTGGCGCACTGGGCCCACGCGCTGCACGACTGGCGGCACGAGCAGTCCTTCCTCGTCAGCCGCGTGTTGTTGCAGCGGCTGGGCTGGAGCTTCGCGTACACCAAGGCGCTGGTGGACATGGTGCGCGGCGTGCCCGCCATCTACCTGGTGTTCGGCAACTACGACGAAGTCGCGCATCGCCGGGGGCCTCGCTCGGAGCTGGCGCTGTCCGAGCTGCACCGCGTGGACGCGTACCTGGAGGACCTCTACGCGATGTCCCAATCGGTGGAGCGCCCCTACGACGTCATCATCCTCTCGGACCATGGCCACGTGGACAGCCTGCCGTTGGAACAGCGCCAGGGGCGGAAGCTGGAGTCGCTGCTCCTCGAGGGCGCGCCTGGCGAGCTGTCCGAGGACGTGGTGCGCGGACTGCGCGACGGTCGTCCTCGTCAGGATTCAGTGGCGAGCGCGCCCTTCGAGCCCGTCATCGTCGAGTGCGGCAACTTCGCGCACGTCTATCTCTCCGGTGCGCGCGAGCCGCTGGAGGCCCGCGAGCTGCTCGCGCGACATCCGGATGTGCTGGCTCGCGCCACGCGCAGCGAGGACATCGGCATCGTCGCGCTGAGACGAGGTCACTCCGCGGTGGCGGTGATTCGCGGCGGCGTGTACGGCCCGGACGAGGTGGAGCGCGCGCCGCTGTCACCTGAGTTCAGCCGCCGCGCGGTGGCGGACTTCCTGCGGGGGCTGCCGGCGATGAAGACGGCGGGGGACCTGGTCGTCTTCGGAGAAGCGGTGCGCAGGGGCGGCACGGTGGGCTTCGCGTGGGAGTTCGGCTCGCACGGTGGGCTGACGCGCACGGAGGCCAACAGCCTGGTGTGCTGGCCCGCGGACGCGCCGGTGGACCTGTCCGGACTGGGGCACTGCGCCCAACTGCATGACCGGCTCGCGGAGGTCTATGTGCGGCAGGCGCCTCGCCTGAGGTGGGTGCAATGA
- a CDS encoding lysylphosphatidylglycerol synthase transmembrane domain-containing protein produces the protein MKAPPRRSKSAWPRPSAKGLSLPKVLLGVVGLVLSAVLLSTAFFHWNPKGPGPLLQPRFPLDDFLRDLPGHLVWLLPFVLLQGSIIPLRAVQWQSTLRKRVPFRERYHLVAIGAFVHNALPGKLGDILRSFLLSRTERIPFLRCLGTVAVGKLMEFAALMMLVTLSLLGPFGSTLTRFQGQLKVAVSLCVGLVALVVLLAHWSLPLANALHRRHRFPRLEGFLHHVSDGLGSARSFIGMGKVLFFSLGPVLASALAYGLALHGIGISGGLFAGAVVLGAISLGQALPGVPAGMGIYYFVTSWAARSLGATPEDAAAFATLTHLGTVFSQAGVGAVSVYVRKIRIRDLRKGGSLAREAAQHVAHEAVEPAPQ, from the coding sequence ATGAAGGCTCCTCCGCGTCGCTCGAAGAGTGCGTGGCCCAGGCCGTCCGCGAAGGGCCTGAGCCTGCCCAAGGTGCTGCTCGGCGTGGTGGGGCTGGTGCTGTCCGCCGTCCTGCTCTCCACGGCCTTCTTCCACTGGAACCCCAAGGGCCCAGGTCCCCTGCTCCAGCCGCGCTTCCCGCTGGACGACTTCTTGCGGGACCTGCCCGGCCACCTGGTGTGGCTGCTGCCCTTCGTGTTGCTGCAGGGCTCCATCATCCCGCTGCGCGCGGTGCAGTGGCAGAGCACCCTGCGCAAGCGCGTGCCCTTCCGCGAGCGCTACCACCTGGTGGCCATCGGCGCCTTCGTCCACAACGCGCTGCCGGGGAAGCTGGGCGACATCCTGCGCTCGTTCCTGCTGTCGCGCACCGAGCGCATCCCCTTCCTGCGCTGCCTGGGCACCGTCGCCGTCGGCAAGCTGATGGAGTTCGCCGCGCTGATGATGCTGGTGACGCTGTCACTGCTGGGGCCCTTCGGCTCCACCCTCACGCGCTTCCAGGGGCAGCTGAAGGTGGCGGTGTCCCTGTGCGTGGGGCTCGTCGCGCTCGTGGTGCTGCTGGCCCACTGGTCGCTCCCGCTGGCGAACGCGCTGCACCGGCGGCACCGCTTCCCGCGGCTGGAGGGCTTCCTCCACCACGTGAGCGACGGGCTGGGCTCCGCGCGCTCCTTCATCGGCATGGGCAAGGTGCTCTTCTTCTCCCTGGGCCCCGTGCTCGCGTCGGCGCTGGCCTACGGACTGGCGCTGCATGGCATCGGCATCTCCGGCGGGCTCTTCGCGGGCGCGGTGGTGCTGGGCGCCATCTCCCTGGGACAGGCGCTCCCGGGCGTGCCCGCGGGCATGGGCATCTACTACTTCGTCACCAGCTGGGCGGCCCGCAGCCTGGGCGCCACCCCCGAGGACGCGGCGGCCTTCGCCACGCTCACCCACCTGGGCACGGTGTTCAGCCAGGCCGGCGTGGGCGCCGTCTCCGTCTACGTCCGGAAGATTCGAATCCGCGACTTGAGGAAGGGCGGCAGCCTGGCGCGCGAGGCCGCGCAGCACGTGGCGCATGAAGCGGTGGAGCCAGCGCCGCAGTGA
- a CDS encoding 2Fe-2S iron-sulfur cluster-binding protein, producing the protein MPKVTFKSPLAEVSVDVPPGTILLDAAEQSGAQVGHSCGGVCGCSTCHIWVRKGLDSLSEQSDAEADRLDMGFDVRPYSRLSCQTEVSQEDVVVEITEESLTAFMDENPVIRRALEAEGKWPLKK; encoded by the coding sequence GTGCCCAAGGTCACCTTCAAGAGCCCGCTGGCCGAGGTCAGCGTGGACGTTCCCCCCGGGACCATCCTCCTGGACGCCGCCGAGCAGTCGGGGGCCCAGGTGGGCCACAGCTGTGGCGGCGTTTGTGGCTGCTCCACCTGTCACATCTGGGTGCGCAAGGGCCTGGACTCGCTCAGCGAGCAATCGGACGCGGAGGCGGACCGGTTGGACATGGGGTTCGACGTGCGTCCGTACTCCCGGTTGAGCTGCCAGACGGAGGTCAGCCAGGAGGACGTGGTGGTGGAGATCACCGAGGAGTCCCTCACGGCCTTCATGGACGAGAACCCGGTCATCCGCCGGGCCCTGGAGGCCGAGGGGAAATGGCCGCTGAAGAAGTGA
- the hscA gene encoding Fe-S protein assembly chaperone HscA yields the protein MSKNGYLQIHDPLKPKGQAVGIDLGTTHSLVAAVTQGKPRCVPVDEGDSLLLPSVVHYGQDGGVVVGVRARALAASHPTDTIASVKRFMGRGPEDAETRKLGHYKFVPGAKVVRFDVSGGNPVTPIEVSGEILRALKRRAEAQFSSKVEQAVITVPAYFDDAQRQATKDAGRLAGLEVLRLLNEPTAAALAYGLDKGSQGTFAVYDLGGGTFDISILKLVDGVFEVKSTGGDSALGGDDFDRAIATKVFEALGITEPSPSLVAEALASSRKAKEALTDAGEATVTVDGRSHAVKRADFDAWIQPLVAKTGLVCRRALKDAGVAAGELDGVILVGGSTRVPAVRRFVAEMFGREPLGDIDPDQVVALGAAVQADLLTNADRQDEVLLLDVIPLSLGLETMGGITEKLIQRNSTIPTAAAQVFTTFKDAQTGLDVHVVQGERELVEDNRSLARFTLSGIPPLAAGMARVEVRFQVDADGILSVSAKEQSTGATQSITVKPSHGLTEDEIERMLLDSIEYAEDDIQARQLREQRVDAERVLAEADRQLGEHASLLQDGEKATIDAAIARVRELAQGNDYLKLKEAVHALDETSRPFIERVMNKAITQVVAGHSVEEY from the coding sequence GTGAGCAAGAACGGCTACCTGCAGATCCATGATCCGCTCAAGCCCAAGGGCCAGGCGGTGGGCATCGACCTGGGCACCACCCACTCGCTGGTGGCGGCGGTGACGCAGGGCAAGCCCCGCTGCGTTCCGGTGGACGAGGGCGACTCGCTGCTGCTCCCCTCCGTGGTGCACTACGGCCAGGACGGCGGCGTGGTGGTGGGCGTCAGGGCTCGCGCGCTCGCGGCCTCGCACCCCACGGACACCATCGCGTCGGTGAAGCGCTTCATGGGCCGAGGCCCCGAGGACGCCGAGACGCGCAAGCTGGGCCACTACAAGTTCGTCCCCGGCGCCAAGGTGGTCCGCTTCGACGTGTCGGGCGGCAATCCGGTGACGCCGATTGAAGTGTCCGGCGAAATCCTGCGCGCCCTCAAGCGCCGCGCCGAGGCGCAGTTCTCCAGCAAGGTGGAGCAGGCCGTCATCACCGTGCCGGCGTACTTCGACGACGCCCAGCGCCAGGCCACCAAGGACGCCGGAAGGCTCGCGGGCCTGGAGGTGCTGCGCCTGCTCAACGAGCCCACCGCCGCCGCGCTCGCATACGGCCTGGACAAGGGCAGCCAGGGCACCTTCGCCGTCTACGATCTGGGCGGCGGCACCTTCGACATCTCCATCCTCAAGCTGGTGGACGGCGTGTTCGAGGTGAAGTCCACCGGCGGCGACTCGGCCCTGGGCGGCGACGACTTCGACCGGGCGATTGCCACGAAGGTGTTCGAGGCGCTCGGAATCACCGAGCCCTCCCCTTCCCTGGTCGCCGAGGCGCTCGCGTCCTCGCGCAAGGCCAAGGAGGCCCTCACCGACGCTGGCGAGGCCACCGTCACGGTGGATGGCCGCTCGCACGCGGTGAAGCGCGCGGACTTCGACGCGTGGATTCAGCCCCTGGTGGCGAAGACGGGCCTCGTCTGCCGCCGGGCGCTGAAGGACGCGGGCGTGGCGGCGGGAGAGCTGGACGGCGTCATCCTGGTGGGCGGCTCCACGCGCGTGCCAGCGGTGCGCCGCTTCGTCGCGGAGATGTTCGGCCGCGAGCCGTTGGGCGACATCGACCCGGACCAGGTGGTGGCGCTGGGCGCCGCGGTGCAGGCGGACCTGCTCACCAACGCGGACCGGCAGGACGAGGTGCTGCTCTTGGACGTGATTCCGCTGTCGCTCGGGCTCGAGACGATGGGCGGAATCACCGAGAAGCTCATCCAGCGCAACTCCACCATCCCCACCGCGGCGGCGCAGGTGTTCACCACGTTCAAGGACGCGCAGACGGGCCTGGACGTGCATGTGGTGCAGGGCGAGCGGGAGCTGGTGGAAGACAACCGCAGCCTCGCGCGCTTCACGCTCTCCGGCATCCCCCCGCTCGCCGCCGGCATGGCGCGCGTGGAGGTGCGCTTCCAGGTGGACGCCGACGGCATCCTCTCCGTCTCCGCGAAGGAGCAGAGCACGGGCGCCACCCAGTCCATCACCGTCAAGCCGAGCCACGGACTCACCGAGGATGAAATCGAGCGGATGCTGCTCGACTCCATCGAGTACGCCGAGGACGACATCCAGGCCCGGCAGCTGCGCGAGCAGCGCGTGGACGCCGAGCGCGTGCTGGCCGAGGCGGACCGTCAGCTGGGCGAGCACGCCTCGCTGCTCCAGGACGGCGAGAAGGCCACCATCGACGCGGCCATCGCCCGCGTGCGCGAGCTGGCCCAGGGCAACGACTACCTGAAGCTCAAGGAGGCCGTGCATGCCCTGGACGAGACGTCCCGGCCCTTCATCGAGCGGGTGATGAACAAGGCCATCACCCAGGTCGTGGCCGGTCACTCGGTGGAGGAGTACTGA
- the hscB gene encoding Fe-S protein assembly co-chaperone HscB, whose protein sequence is MRTHFDVFGLPRAYDVDVPALEKQYRELSLQLHPDRVAQADARERLKALEGTTALNEAFKALKDPVRRAFYLLKLHGVDLDREDAGAQKDMPLEFLEEVMELREALDTAMEKKDLTRVQAMGTQVEGRRKAALDEAAGALRALEGDSDSQVPVRKASHALGRVRYFTRFLEQVEAFEEESLS, encoded by the coding sequence GTGAGGACCCACTTCGACGTCTTCGGGCTGCCGCGCGCCTACGACGTGGACGTGCCGGCGCTGGAGAAGCAGTACCGCGAGCTGTCGCTCCAGCTGCATCCGGACCGCGTGGCCCAGGCCGACGCGCGCGAGCGCCTCAAGGCCCTGGAGGGCACCACCGCCCTCAACGAGGCCTTCAAGGCGCTCAAGGACCCGGTGCGCCGCGCCTTCTACCTGCTCAAGCTCCACGGCGTGGACCTGGACCGCGAGGACGCGGGCGCGCAGAAGGACATGCCCCTGGAGTTCCTGGAGGAGGTCATGGAGCTGCGCGAGGCGCTCGACACCGCGATGGAGAAGAAGGACCTGACGCGGGTGCAGGCCATGGGGACCCAGGTGGAGGGGCGTCGCAAGGCGGCGCTCGACGAGGCGGCCGGTGCCCTGCGCGCCCTGGAGGGCGACAGTGACTCACAGGTGCCGGTGAGAAAGGCGTCGCATGCCCTGGGTCGGGTGCGCTACTTCACGCGCTTTCTCGAGCAGGTGGAAGCGTTCGAGGAGGAGAGTCTGTCGTGA
- a CDS encoding HesB/IscA family protein yields MSEQATQQMTPGPVANAAPVAKSAPKGIVVADSAVARLKELLEQRQTPEAGLRLAVKGGGCSGLQYSMEWSEKARERDKIFEKDGVRVFVDPKSYLYLIGTELVFEQTLMASGFKLNNPNIKAACGCGESFSV; encoded by the coding sequence ATGAGCGAACAGGCGACCCAGCAGATGACGCCCGGCCCGGTGGCCAACGCGGCGCCCGTGGCGAAGTCGGCCCCCAAGGGCATCGTCGTGGCGGACAGCGCCGTGGCGCGGCTCAAGGAGCTCCTGGAGCAGCGCCAGACGCCCGAGGCCGGCCTGCGGCTGGCCGTGAAGGGCGGCGGGTGCTCGGGACTCCAGTACTCCATGGAGTGGTCCGAGAAGGCCCGCGAGCGCGACAAGATCTTCGAGAAGGACGGCGTACGCGTCTTCGTGGACCCGAAGAGCTACCTGTACCTCATTGGCACGGAGCTGGTGTTCGAGCAGACGCTCATGGCCTCCGGCTTCAAGCTCAACAACCCCAACATCAAGGCCGCGTGCGGCTGCGGAGAGAGCTTCTCCGTCTGA